TTCCGTTCTCCGAGCCTCCGAAGCGCCAGGCGGCGCTATAGGTGATTTGTTCGGACTCCGAAGCTTCAGTCCCTCGCGCCACCAGCGCAATGGGCTCGGAGGCAGCTCAGCTGCTGGAGGCTGCTGACTTCGCCGCTCACAAACACCGACAGCAGCGACGAAAAGATCCTGAAGGGACTCCCTACATTAATCACCCCATCGGTGGGCGCGCCAGTTGGGAAGCAGCCCTCGCGGCCCGTGGCGGGTGGGGACTAACTGGGACGGGAACACAAAGCGCATATAAATTACTGAGCGCCTTCTTCGAGTCCCAAGCGTTGTATCAACCACTTTTCATGCGTTATGCGTGTAAGCCTCACCTGGGGTAGAAGGCAGGAGTGCTCCCTTGGTACAGTCGATATCCCAAGAGGGTAAGGGACTTTCCAAGGTCATCCAGCTGGTGAGGTGCTACATCTGGCTCCTTCTAGACTGACTTCTGCTTTGCCCCTGCCAGGTGTAGCCCGGATCCTAACCCATGAGGCTGGAATCACTGATATTGTGGTGTTACAGGTAAGGCTACCCTTCTCTGCCAGGAGGCTGGTGCGGGAAACCAGAGTACTGTTGAACAATGGGTGCTATTTATTTGGCTAGTAGGTTAGTGTCACTGGGCTGAATGGTAACCTATCCCCAGGCCGCCCTGCTCCATGACACAGTAGAAGACACAGATACTACCCTGGATGAGGTAGAGCTGCACTTTGGAGCACAGGTTCGACGCTTGGTGGAGGAGGTAACAGATGACAAGACTCTGCCCAAACTGGAAAGAAAGCGGCAACAGGTGGAGCAGGCACCACACAGCAGCCCAGGGGCCAAACTGGTGAAGCTGGCAGACAAGCTATACAATCTGAGGGACCTGAATCGCTGCACCCCTACAGGTATGCTCTCCTACTGGCtctgaggagagagggggaggggatggccAGCTTCTGAAAATACAGGTTGGTTAGATTCCCAGAAATAAGTCGGGGGGTAGAGTGGGGAGGGGTGGTCGTAACACCTCCGACTaaacctctgtcttagtcagggtttctattcctgcacaaacatcatgaccaagaagcaagttggatctcatggaggcatttcctcaacagaagctcctttctccgtgataactccagctgtgtcaagttgacacaaaattagccagtacaattgaccccttgtcaacttgacacacaaaaacatcactagtaagcctcaacccttacaatcttattcatccccaagatctaaataactttaaaagtcccacagcctttacatattcttaaaatttcaatctctttaaaatatccatctcttttaaaatccaaagtctttttacaattaaaagtctcttaactgtgggctccactaaaacagtttcttccttcaagagggaaaatatcagggcacagtcacaatcaaaagcaaaagtcaatctccaaccgtccaatgtctgggatccaactcacgatcttctgggctcctccaagggcttgggtaacttctccagccaggccctttgtagcacacgcatcgtcctctaggctccagatgcctgtaccccactgctgctgctgctcttggtggtcatctcatggtactggcatctccaaaacactgcatgaccccttcagtcctgggccttcaattgcaactgaggctgcaccttcaccaatggccttccatggcctctcacagtaccgaacctcagctgctttgcgtgaccccttcatgccttcaaaaccagtaccacctgggtgacccttacatattaccaagtcccactgcagcaggagtacatccttggccatctctggaacactgcctctttgtgctttcagaaaacacttcccagaagatgtcacctcaatgatgctggtctcttcttaatcaccgctaatttcttagctccagctaaccagcatcaatagtcccagtaatgcaaagtttttgcttggtagttctggtatcttgttaatcacagctgattcttcagccccagctaaccagaactacagaatcttcacaaacaaaacagcaatggccctgaaaagagtctttaattttccctctgaaatttcacaaaccagagctccatcttctgcagtgttctcaacattatcttccaagctcctacatgacatccgacagagctcttaacaacggatggatcttcaagcccaaagttccaaagtccttccacagtcctccccaaaacatggtcagattgtcacaggaataccccactcctggtaccaatttgtcttagtcagggtttctattcctgcacaaacatcatgaccaagaagcaagttggatctcatggaggcatttcctcaacagaagctcctttctccgtgataactccagctgtgtcaagttgacacaaaattagccagtacaaccTCCTAGAATAGTCTTCTTCCCTAAGGTGGGAACAGAGTTGCTGGGTCATGGAGAAGTTGTCAGATCATGCCATCGCAACTCACGGCCTTGTACCAAAGCCTGCCAGGAAACAGGCAAAAGCCGATGCTGCCCTTGACACCACACAAGCAGGTTTCTGTCCACTCTGGTGCAGGATGGTCAGAACACCGAGTCCAGGAGTACTTCGAGTGGGCAGCCCAGGTGGTAAAAGGGCTTCAAGGGACAAACCAGCAACTGGAAGAGGCACTAAAGCAGCTGTTCGAGGAGCGAGGGCTGACGCTCTGAGCCGTTCTCTGTGCCATCCTGCAGCATGGCTCCAGCAAGGTCCAGGAAAGATGGGATTCTTACTGCAGCGTTCCAGAGCCTCCTCATTTCCCACATTCCATCACTCAACCCTGACATCACAGGCTAAAAACGTCTGTGTTTTTTCACTAAGGTGGGCCCGGAATATGGAAAGCAGATATGCCCCTCCATCCAGGCACTAACAGCCTTTCTTTAAGTCTTGGGTCTGTTTGCATGGTGAGACCTCTGGCCCCTCAGGGACCTAAGATTGGAATAAGCGTCCGTGGTTTAGTCGTGGAAAATAAAGCACTTAGGTAAAGGCTTAAATTGCTGTTCTTCCTTCTCTGGTCTCCCGAAGAGGACCCACATGCTAAATAGTCATTTCCCATGTCCTTTGGGTTAAAAGCATCAACCCTTGGAGCCTGGCGTCCTTATCAAGTGGGCTGGACTATGTCCTTACGAAGGTCAGATGATGCAGTTGTGGGATGGCAGATATACTGGGAAGGAATGCCACCACTTTCTGGCAACTGACTGGCAAAGACAGAAATCCCAGTAACATGAGGAAGCCTGGAAGACCTTAGTGCTCCAACACCAACTGCAGTGATTGCTCAATGATTCATAGCCGATCCCTGGACCCTTAAAAATTGCTGGCTAAGTCACAAGAGCTTCCGGGTATCCGGAAGAGCGGAAGTCCTACAGTGTGGGTGTGGCAGAGAATTTTCGGGGAGTTGGATTTCGCCCTCTATCATGTAGGTCTGAGATATCCAACTCAAGTTTGTCAGGCTTGGCGGGCTGGTGCCTTTACCCACTCTGCCGTCTCACCTCACCTTCAGAGCCCCtttttttggtctgtttttgTTTGCTGGAGGGGCATAGGGCCCCCACAGCCATTCTACAATACTCCTGCCTCTGCAATAAAGCACAACCATACCAAGGCTCTCCAGAAGGCTTCTTAAATCTCATTGGCTATACAAAAATCTAGTTTTTACACTGAAGCTAATGTTAAGCTGCACTTGAATTTCCCATTCCTAGAAAAACacctgaacacatgcacacactatacacacacacacacaccacacgacAGGGCAGCCATcctccaccctcttctggctcatTATTTTTTATGCCTGTTGGTCTCTCAAGGCTGGTCCTTCCTGCTTCATTTTTGCCCTTGGCATGGTGTACAGCAATCTTTTCACGCTTTTTGAGTCTAGCTGCTTTCTGCTCACGTGGTTATCTTTGGCTGTTTCGACATcctcaccctgcccccaccctgcaGTGTCTCTAATAGACATGCCTGGGTCAGTTTTGGCCTTTGAGTGATATTCAGAGCAAACAGGCAGGAGACAGATGGGGTCTTTAGGAGTTTTAGGGTTTTCGGCTTTCCTCCATAGCCCTTTTGGGAGGGACATAATTCATCTCCAGGGCACAGTGAGCCTCATTGCTTTGGACCATACCTTCAGACGTCAACTTTTCCTTTATGGACATGGTCCTCCATCTTTTGCAACATATTTCTGAGAACTGGAGTCAGGGTGTTTCTTCTCAtgctgatctacagagcaagtctgcATGAAGAAGATGCGTAAGAACTTTGCCCCGTGTCTGGTTGGGTCAGACTCAGGTGGACAGAACCACCTCTGCCTGAAGCAAACTTCCCTGAGTTAGGCAGAGAGCCTTCCTTCCCTAGGGTGAAGTAAATGGTTTCCTCTTTCCTTGTTTTATAAtggtttccccctcccccactagaGAGAAGCCTGCAAGGCCCAGTCACCTCCCACAGGTTCCCCTGATTTCATTGCACTACAGAGGGACACACATACTCAAACTAAAGCATTCAATGTTCACATAGACACTCCCGGGTTTCATTCTCTAAGGGACTGTCTCACTGGCTACCATCTCTCATCTTCAACTGTATCACAGTTAAGAAGCccttcttggggctggagagatgactcagccgttagaggctaggctcacaaccaaaaatataaggagCCTGTGAGCAGACTATCCTAATTAATCAGGGCAGTACAAAGACCCAGCTGCTCCCGGCAACTGTTTGAACTTTCTTCCCATTGGACCTAAACAAAACTAGTTCCATCCTAATGTCGGAAGATCCCGTCTCTGTCATCTCTCACAGTGTGAGACTTGAACTTTCCGTACATTTTTGTTAAGAACAAATTCAGAGACCTCTAGTTGAACTGTAAGCCTCACCCCTCCACTACATAGTTTAtgttttcctctttgtgtttGTGACAGCTAGTggctttttgcttgtttgagatggagtctcagtGTTGCTTGAGCTGGCTCTAAACTCCTGGGCTCAACAgactcctcccctgtctccagagTAGCTGGACTGGAAGTGTCTGGCTCCCTAACCACCATGACAGCAAGCTAAACTCTTCCAGCTCGGGTTAGAAATGCTGTCTGCCCAGGAATTCCTACTCCTCTTCATGCCCTGGGGAAGGTAGATCCGGACCCTGTCTGGGCCTGACGCCCTGCAAGATGGTGAAGTTCCTCACATTTGCCCGCCTTTCTCTCTGTGCCTCCAGCTGGCCACTCAATCCTCTCCTCCTTATGGAACTGGATGCGTCTCAGTGAGGGAGTCCTTCTCTTTCTGGTGAATGAGGTTGTTTTGTTGTATCTTGGTTCCACTGTAGACTGTTAGCCTTACTGGGGAGGCATCCATCCCTGAGCTCTGTGGACAACAGCTGCTGCTTACCTTAAAACAGTACGCACTCACTGTGCCATTACCAAGAACCGTATGAGCCAGGCACGGAGGcatgcacttgtaatcccagcacttgaggggctAAGGCAGGAAATGCAGTAAAAATTGGAGGCTAGCTTGTGCTACCTGcctgggggaaagggaggggaggggaggggaggggagaaggaaatgCTTTGGCTTTGGCCCTTATTCTCCCAAGGATTAGTTCAGAGGCTTTACCAAGAGTTGGCTTTTTTCCTTGATCCAGTTACATGTGGCCCTCTGCCACACATCACCTTAGCACCCAGACTGAAGAAACAGGCCTGCCTATCTTTCCAGAGGCAACTCTGCTGACGAACTTTTGAAAGGACACTGCTCTAAGTACTATTTATGTATGTAAACAGCAGCAGGGAGGGCAtggtgtgcatgcctgtgagcCTAGCCtgtgggcagcagaggcaggaagattacaagtttaaggccagcctggctctCTATGGCAAGTCTGGGTTAGTCAGGGATACATTGCAAGACACTCccaagtgtgtgtttgtgattaaAATTTGTCCTGTCAGACAAGTAACTTCACTGCACATCTCTGACCTCCAAAGAATATTCTTTATTCTGCACAGTTCCCTATCATTTGATTACAAACCATATGGTAGCAAATAAGTCTTGCTGTAGGCGCAACCCCTGCTCTGTGCTAAGCGCTCCCCACTCTTCATCTCATTCCTGTCACCAAGACATGAATAGGAAGCCGTGTGGCCTGAGCCTGGCAACATAAACCATGGAGACCCTGCAAGAACTCAGCCTTGTCACTACTGAGTCTTTGGGTGCTGCTGGACAGACCCTAGTGACGTTCTCTGAGAAGTCAAAACACACTTTTCTCCAGCAGTGACAGAACTCACTGCAGACTCGTTTCCACCCACACAGCTGTATTGATTTAACCTGTTTCCTATAGCATGCTttcaagctttgtgtgtgtgtgtgtgtgtgtgtgtgtgtgtgtgtgtgtgtgtgtgtgtgtgtgtgtgtcaaaaccTATTTTTTAATGTTCCCCCATTATATATTAGGTTTCATGTTATGTCTAGAAAAGGGTTTCCTAAATCaggtataaaaatatttttttctgctgggcagtggtggtgcacgcctttaatcccagcactaggaaggcagaggcaggtggatttctgagttcaaggccagcctggtctacagagtgagttccaggacagccagagctacacagagaaaccctgtctcaaaaaaacaaaaaaatttttttcctcccaggtgtgatgatggcgcatgcctttagtcccagaactcaggaggcagaggcaggtggggaatctctgtgatttccaggccagcttggtttacataatgagttccagcacagccagaggtacatagtgagactaaaataataattaataataataataataataacaattttgttgtttgcttttgcttttttcccTCTAGCcctaggttgttttgttttgtttttgaaacagaagtCTCATAGGTAGGTAGCTGTCTCAAAGCACTATGAAAAtatccacctcccctcccctgcacctGAAATCATATACTGAATTTCTACGTGCCTAGGTCTGTCTGACCTGACCTATCATGGCAGCTGAATTCACGCTGGCAGAAGAGTCCAAGTCGTTTGAGAACTCTGTTAAGACAGCTACTGCCTGTTGCCCGCCTTAGTGTCAGCAGCCGTTCATCACCTCGGCCATTCAGAACTACTTCACATCCTCAGCCTGTCACCTTCCAGATGAATGCCAGGACCTGAAGAGTTCCAGAAAGTGTCCAACCTCGTGGGAATTACACTGATGTTTATGGGTTGATTTGGGGAGAACCAGTCGTTACAGGGCAACTCACAGAATGCCTTGCTAGTTGACACACAGGTTTCTTAGGTAGCTTATGGTTTTAAAACAGTGGCAATTGTAATTCTTGTTTCCATCTGAAGTGTGGGTTAGTGACACCAACACACTGTGCCGCCGGGCAGTTTCTGACTGAGGGGATCAGAGCCTGCTCTGTCCGATGCTTTGGGCGCCTTCGCTTACTGGTGACGAGATCTTTATCCAGATTACGGGCTTCTTTCTAGTCTTGGCTTACTAAGTTTTCGTAAGGATGGAACTTTGCTTTTACCAACTCTTATCATTTATAGACAGATTCTCTATTGATTGAAGCAAAAACGAAGGTTCATCCAAGCACATGACCTCCTAattttgtctctgccttcctcgtCCACACAGCGGGCAGGTAATACTTCTGCAGGTGGGATACGAGTGAACCTCCTCAGCCCACCAGGGGCCCCAGCACAGGATGCCTTCCCAAGACACCCAAGCACAGCCCTCTTGGAAACTCTGTTTCCATTTTAGAGAAAGGAATCCTGCCAGGATCCCCACAATGGGAACTCGTGGGGAGCCTGGTGTGTGAGATAAGAAAGCAGATCAGGGGGAGACACTCCCTACCCCTGTCACAGATCAACACCAAATGATCAGCTGAGAACTAGTGCTAGTGCCTGAAGTGTTCCGTGGCCTCTGGCCTGGAGTCTGAAGCAAGCCCTTCCTGCACCCAGCAGCCCCTAGCCAGGGCATGCAGGCCCAGTGGCACTCAGAGCAGGCCCAGTGGCACTCAGAACAGAGCCAGAGCAGAAAGCAGCAAAGCCTTTAGGCTCTTAGGAGAACCAGGGACTCCTTCCACGCCTTTACTCCACTAATAATGGGCGCCTACCCCTCTCCTCCCAGAATCACCCTGCTCCTGTACCCTCATACCAGCACTGTGGGGTCCATATGACCCCGCAGAGCAAGCTCATACCTGCAGTCTCCTAGCGTGAGGTTGTCCCCCAGCCTCCCTGACCTCTTCTGCTTGTCCCCACTCTTCCTACATCCCATTTTGGGAAAAGGATGAAGCCTGAGTTGTGCCCAGCTGGGTACCTACTCACAGCCTAGggcaagggcctcctctcccctgtctctctgCCCCCGCCGCCTGCTGATGTAAGGACTGTTCCAAACGCAGGAGCAGCAATAGACAACGGAAGGGCACAGCACAGTCTGTCACTTCTGAGGCAGAGCGGAGGGGAGACTTGGTGTGGCTTGTCCAGCTTAGTCTTGGTGTTAGGAGGCAGTCTCTGTGGATGAACCCTGTCTTCAGGCCACAAGAAGCCCTGGCCTAGCCCAAGCGCAGGCGGAAGGTGCTGATCTCCATGGGCTCCAGAGAGATGTCAGTGCTGTTGGAAGGTGAGGCCAGAGGGTATAGCAAAGTCAAGGAGGTTGGCTGCAGGAAGGTCACATCCAGGCCATGGAAGAGGCTCCCCAGGGCTAGCTGTGAAGAGAAAGGGGGCAGGGTGAGCCGGGCGCTGCTAACAGTGGGTAAGTTCTTCCTTACACGGAGTGCTGCCCTTttgggttttttcctttttttttcttttcttttctttttctttttttttttttttttttttttttttttgagacagggtttctctgtatagccctggctgtcctggaactcactttgtagaccaggctggcctcgaactcagaaatgcacctgcctctgcctcccaagtgctgggattaaaggtgtgcgccaccttgCCCAGCCCTTTtgggattttttgagacagggtctcacactgtaatccaggctagcctcagactcagagcaGTCCTGCCACAGTGCTGGGACTGTGTTGTGAGCCAACACACCTGGATTTCTGTCAGATTCTTAGAGCTAAAATGGTGTAACAGGACtctagctcttgggaggtagaggcaggcagttcaGGGGTTCAACTCAGCTTCGACTACACAGTAAGGTTGTATCGAGCCTAGGTTATgtgtgaccttgtctcaaaaataaagaataaaaataagatagagaaataaataaataaataaagtaagagGGAAACGGGCTGCTGGAAGCCACAGCCCTCCCAGGAGCAGCGAGCCTCAGAGAGGGCACTGCTGCAATCCACTCAAGTCCAAAGCTTGCCCAGGCTCCTCGTAGGAACTCTCACACCACGCTGTGTGAGCTGAGAACAGGGGCTGTTTGGGTTCACGGCTGAGTCACCAGGGCAAGCAACGTGCCAGTTTACACCATGAGCGATGCTCTGAAAAGGTGCAGTGGTTTTTCATTCTCAGGTTTCCCACTTCACTCTGAAAAGGTCTGTCCTCAGGAAACCCGAGGTTTCTAGCCCCATGCTGGTCTGAAATGGCTCCTGCCGACTCCATTACCAAAAGCACAGGCCAAAGGCCTCCCCTTAGTCTCCAGAGAGCCCCGAGGctactcctcctttcttcctactGACTGCCAGCCTTCCTCTAGGCTCTCAGCCTAGAGCTCTGCTGTCCTGACCAGGGCCCGTGCCTCCCACACCGGGACCCCACTCACCTTGCCTTGGCTTGTGGTACAGTTGAAGCCCAGGTTCTTGGCTTCAAGGCCACAGTCAAACCCCTTGCGGTGTAAGATGAGCGCAGAGTCAGTTGCGGGCAAGGTGTCCTGGAAGACAGTCAGGGGCAAGGGCAGTGGCGGGTTAGCAGCACATCTGCCAAGAAGGCTGGACagaggagagctgggaggagggcCAGAGCCTGGAGGTGAGGGTTAGCACTGACTGGGACACTCACCTCGGCTGGGAGCATGCGCAGATTGAGCAAATGGAAGTCACAGGGCAATGGAGAAGCCAGAGGGTGGAAAGAGCGCAGAGCAGGGCTAGTGCCCTGCCTCTTGGCCACGGGTAAGACAAGAGGAGGTGTGCTGAGGTACATGGATGTCAGGTGGCTGAGGAGGGACGGGTAGCTTGTAGAACGCTCCTGCTCCTGATGCACCTGCAAGATAGACCCAAAACGTAAATGAGGGGACAGAGCCCCTCTAGGTGAAGGGGAGGCAGGCCAGCTCTTTTCAGAACAGCTTTCCTAGGTCACTTGGACTCTGACTGCCTGGTTTCAGGCCCTGTACCTCCAATCCCTCAGAGGTGGCTACTAACTATGGCGCCCGGCTCACAGACAGTCAGGTGACCAGgcctgcttctgttttctttaacACTATCATGAAGAATGTACTCTCAAAGGTGCCATCACCCCACAGAAAGGAGTAGGCATGGACAACAGACAGACATGCTTCACTACGGACAGGCCTCTAATAGTGAGAGTCCCGAGGTAAGATGCCACATCCCTGTGTCGGCCAGACGCTCAGCTCCATGGGCCCCAGCTGGTAAGACTCCTCCTCAGGTGGCTCCCAGGAGGCCACACTCACAGGACTACATGGACTTCCTCCACGGCCACGCCATTTCTGTGTGCCCATCTCTGCTCCTGGCACTGCCATCTGAGTGCCCTACACAGTCTCCCTTGGCCCTTCAAGCCCAGGCAGGGACTGTTCCCCTTCCATTTTGCTTCTGCAAAGTCTTCAACGCACACTTCCTTGCCAATTTC
This Mus musculus strain C57BL/6J chromosome 7, GRCm38.p6 C57BL/6J DNA region includes the following protein-coding sequences:
- the Hddc3 gene encoding guanosine-3',5'-bis(diphosphate) 3'-pyrophosphohydrolase MESH1 isoform X1 yields the protein MGSEAAQLLEAADFAAHKHRQQRRKDPEGTPYINHPIGVARILTHEAGITDIVVLQAALLHDTVEDTDTTLDEVELHFGAQVRRLVEEVTDDKTLPKLERKRQQVEQAPHSSPGAKLVKLADKLYNLRDLNRCTPTGFLFLHKHHDQEASWISWRHFLNRSSFLRDNSSCVKLTQN
- the Hddc3 gene encoding guanosine-3',5'-bis(diphosphate) 3'-pyrophosphohydrolase MESH1 isoform X4, whose product is MGSEAAQLLEAADFAAHKHRQQRRKDPEGTPYINHPIGVARILTHEAGITDIVVLQAALLHDTVEDTDTTLDEVELHFGAQVRRLVEEVTDDKTLPKLERKRQQVEQAPHSSPGAKLVKLADKLYNLRDLNRCTPTENTSQKMSPQ
- the Hddc3 gene encoding guanosine-3',5'-bis(diphosphate) 3'-pyrophosphohydrolase MESH1; translation: MGSEAAQLLEAADFAAHKHRQQRRKDPEGTPYINHPIGVARILTHEAGITDIVVLQAALLHDTVEDTDTTLDEVELHFGAQVRRLVEEVTDDKTLPKLERKRQQVEQAPHSSPGAKLVKLADKLYNLRDLNRCTPTGWSEHRVQEYFEWAAQVVKGLQGTNQQLEEALKQLFEERGLTL
- the Hddc3 gene encoding guanosine-3',5'-bis(diphosphate) 3'-pyrophosphohydrolase MESH1 isoform X2, whose amino-acid sequence is MGSEAAQLLEAADFAAHKHRQQRRKDPEGTPYINHPIGVARILTHEAGITDIVVLQAALLHDTVEDTDTTLDEVELHFGAQVRRLVEEVTDDKTLPKLERKRQQVEQAPHSSPGAKLVKLADKLYNLRDLNRCTPTVFSTLSSKLLHDIRQSS
- the Hddc3 gene encoding guanosine-3',5'-bis(diphosphate) 3'-pyrophosphohydrolase MESH1 isoform X3 gives rise to the protein MGSEAAQLLEAADFAAHKHRQQRRKDPEGTPYINHPIGVARILTHEAGITDIVVLQAALLHDTVEDTDTTLDEVELHFGAQVRRLVEEVTDDKTLPKLERKRQQVEQAPHSSPGAKLVKLADKLYNLRDLNRCTPTVRVSIPAQTS